The following is a genomic window from Fusarium verticillioides 7600 chromosome 5, whole genome shotgun sequence.
TTATGCCAGAGCTGATGAAGTCCGCTGAgttcggtggtggtggccCTAGGGCTGTATCTGTAGTTCTCAAAATCGCATCTAAACTTCCCAAAGACGACTTTGATTCAAAGATTACACCCTTCATCATTCGCCTGTTTGGAAATCCCGACCGAGCTATTCGAGTGTGCTTATTGGATAGCCTTCCTTTGATGATTGATCAGCTATCACAGAAGAttgtcaacgacaagatcttTCCACAATTGGTACAGTCTCTGTTACTCCTCTTCAATGCAAGACTAACATGTACAGATCACTGGCTTCACTGACGTGACACCCGTCGTACGAGAACAAACATTAAAGTCTGTTttggtcatcatcactaaGCTCTCGGACCGCACAATCAATGGTGACCTCCTCAAACAACTTGCAAGAACCGCAAATGATGAACAACCGGGCATTCGAACAAATACAACTATCTGCTTGGGAAAGATTGCAAAGCACTTGGGTACTTCGTCCCGCTCAAAGGTTCTTATTGCCGCCTTCACTAGGTCACTCAGAGATCCATTTGTTCATGCCCGAAATGCTTCCCTAATGGCCTTGGGTGCCACTGCGGAGTACTTTACAGATGAGGATAGCGCATGCAGGATCCTGCCCGTTATCTCTCCTGTCCTGATTGATAAGGAGAAGATTGTCCGCGAGTCTGCTACTCGTACTATGGATATATATctccaaaagatcaagaaggcagCTTCTGCCATGCCTGAAAGCGTtttgcctcctcctcaaacgAATGATGGCTCAGCTCCACGGATGAGCACTCCACAGCCTAACGAAAACACCCCAGGTGGCTGGGCAGGCTGGGcaatctcttccttcacAAACAAAATCTCTGCGGCTGCAGGCGAAATTAATGCGGAGTCAGACTCCCGTGCTGCTTCACCTGGGCCCGCGCCCTCACCTAACTCCGAGCCAAAGAAGCCGGCAACGAGTACCGCCTCGTCACTTCACCGCCAAGCAGTCAAATCTCCCCCAGCAACACTCTCGCGAAACTCCTCACATACTGCAAGTGTAGTAGCTGACTCATTCTTACccgccgatgatggtgaagatgctggagaCTCATGGGGAGATATGAACGATGATTTCGACAGTTTCGACTCTCCCGGACAATCCTCAAAACAGCCTGCGACAACGACAGCATCTGCTGCCAcgtttggtgatgatggtgagcCTGACTTTGCTGGATGGTTAGCTGCTCAGTCACAGAAAAAACCCACCAAGGCCTTGCCGAAGGGTTTATCGAAATCAAGTGCAGCTAAGAAGCCTGCGGCCAAACCGGCTGCGAAACCAATTGCTGCGAAAAAGATTGATATGAAGCCGAAGGAGacagatgacgatgatggttgGGGCGATGGCTGGTAACAATAGACTCGAAAGAGAGAAAGTTTGAGGAGTTGGTACCTTTCATGAAGCGTCACTTTGCCATAGCCGCCTTCTTTAGTAGTCGGGGAGGACCAGGATACCATTCTCGAGCATATACACTGGTATGCCGATTGATGATTGAAACCATTCATAATTTTTAGTTGGACACATATAGACACCATCATCTTATAAAACTCATGATACTAGCTATAAGTGTTTCAAGACTGGAAAGTACATTTAATCCCTATTTTATGATGAAGGTAAATTGATATCCGGGCTCCAGACCGAATGCCCACCGAGGTGAGCATCACGCCCCACTAAAATCGTTCACCTTGATTTTTATTTTTCCCCACCAGACCCAACAGTGTTCAACTCTCTCGCTccaaccttcttcttgcgacATCACCAGATTTTATCTCAACGTCCCTCAAAATGGCCCAAGGCAcggtcaagaagctcggaCGAGCAACCCCGGCCAAGATCACACACTCAAAACGACAAGCATCGAAAGTGCATAAACccaagaagacaaaagcGAGCGTCGACAAGGTGCATAAGAAATTCACAAGCGGCATGACGGCGCGCACAGAAGCGCTCCTCGGTGAGCGCGCAGGACATCTGGAATTGCTTGGacaaggaaagaagaagacggataAAAAGACGACTCAGAAGGGCGGCTCGAAGAAATTTGGTTAAGGGTTATATCATGATATCGAAGGCGGACGATGATCGAACTTTTTTATGTCTGAACGAGTGACTGGGTTTGCCTCACAACTGCGCATCAACGACGGCCTCTACAGGCAGGCACAATTAAACACGCGATCTACCTCACTTGATGGCCTTTTACGATGGGACACCTCCCAAAACCTTTCGAGCCTTTGGCATTTCGGAACCCTGAATTTTCTACCCCCTACTGCTCTCTGTTTTTGGAAAGCTCAATGACGGAAATGGAACTAGCCACCGTCActtctttgctgctgctacaAGGGCATGCCTAGGGGAAAGGATCATATACTAAGGCCATCCTCTACCCTTCCACGAAGAGTGGTCGAGTGGTATCTACCTATAACCCATGAACCTACAATCTGCTCCTAAAAACCTTCCTCCCTCGGCCACTCTTCGTTTTTGTTCGCGAGTTGGAATCCTGCAGCCTTTCTCTATTTTTGCTGTAGACTCAAGCCAGCAGCAAAGTTATTTACCACCAAACCCATTCTTAATGCTTCTTATCTCCATAAACCCATAGCAAACTGTTTGTAAACGTGGCACCAGATACGCCGTTTGTTTTTCTCATGTCGAGGGGTGTATTGTGCCCCAAGCAGTTACTTGCGATCATATGCCAAGTCCCTAGCTGTTGAGTTAGTGATACAATCTATCATGGCCAACAGCATCAACTTACATGTTGCAAATATCAATAGACATGCCATTTTCAAGGCAAAGTGGTGTCAGTTTAGCGAAGCTGGCTTACTGAATGTCCTCATCAAATGCAttgttgccattgtcaacTGGATGACTGATGTGTGGCTGCAATTTGACGACAGCTTTCTCGACGATAGTCTTGAAAATGCCAGACTCTTCGAAGGCGCGGATGACTGCCTGTCCATTCATGGCGGCTTGACGATTGATGCGTGGCTGCAATTCGGCGACGACTTTCTCCATGCCTGTCTTGAAAATGTCAGACTTTTGAAAGGCGCTGAGGGCTGCCTGTTCGTATAGCTCCGTCCCATTCTGCATAGAAGCATTGATATTCGCGAAATTCTCAGCGACGGTCTCATCGAGGCGCTGCTACATGGTTCTCATGCAGGTTAGTATCTCCTGATAGGTACAGGCACGATAGactttcttcaagatcagcatcaCATTCTTATCATGTTCTGCCTGTCGTTTCGCCTCAGCCGCCCTGTCCTCATTAGTCTTATTGACTAGGATTGTGAGTTGCATGAGATCTTTGGCAGCAGACAAAGAGTTGGCCAAAATCTGAGGAGACTCTTGTGAAAACTTGAGGAATACAAGCTCATGTTGACGCAGCATTGTACATAGCTTCTCCAAGTTGCCACCGGTGTTATTGCTGTCTGCCTCGATCATCGGCTGAGGACCAGAGTCAAGGGACTGGTCCAACTCATTGGAAGTGACCTGCTGGCTGCCAGGAGGACTCCTAATCTCCGTTTCATCATCTGAGAGGTTGTTGTGATCACTGAGACATATCCAGCCGAGGTCAGACTCAAGGTCCAGTAGAGGATCTTTAGAGAGATCTCGGGCAGACCCATCAGGCTCGACGTCAACCGCGGCAGGCA
Proteins encoded in this region:
- a CDS encoding SCY1 protein kinase; protein product: MNFLKSAVASAIAQGPPFPYNFGDKVDIDESIWTLYNGTKREDGSNCSIFSFDITTNRSQLPLAKNALKKLRTLRHPGVIKLLDAVETETYIYIATERVVPLRWHVRRKSLSPETIKWGLHSVARTIKFINEDASSIHGSIKVGSIYTSESGEWKLGGFDVLSSLKDDESIIYTYGSLVPDAGRYSPPELARGGWDVIKKNPHTAVDAFNLGTLIFEVFNGDYNGADQAGQTKSIPPSMQSSYKRLCNANPKARISVGAFLDQGNRNGSFFDSSLIKLTEGIDNLDIKTPDEREEFLSGLDELSDDFPEEFFKLKVMPELMKSAEFGGGGPRAVSVVLKIASKLPKDDFDSKITPFIIRLFGNPDRAIRVCLLDSLPLMIDQLSQKIVNDKIFPQLITGFTDVTPVVREQTLKSVLVIITKLSDRTINGDLLKQLARTANDEQPGIRTNTTICLGKIAKHLGTSSRSKVLIAAFTRSLRDPFVHARNASLMALGATAEYFTDEDSACRILPVISPVLIDKEKIVRESATRTMDIYLQKIKKAASAMPESVLPPPQTNDGSAPRMSTPQPNENTPGGWAGWAISSFTNKISAAAGEINAESDSRAASPGPAPSPNSEPKKPATSTASSLHRQAVKSPPATLSRNSSHTASVVADSFLPADDGEDAGDSWGDMNDDFDSFDSPGQSSKQPATTTASAATFGDDGEPDFAGWLAAQSQKKPTKALPKGLSKSSAAKKPAAKPAAKPIAAKKIDMKPKETDDDDGWGDGW